The Ignisphaera sp. genome has a window encoding:
- a CDS encoding DHH family phosphoesterase, translating to MVIKAFVIYHGDCDGVISAGLYIRHFLLDYVPNNIMLKYSQPWRLQEDLNRCLKNLRNADTLVLLDLAIGTNIANKIKEIVGKNEHINIVIIDHHSSSMIALKELQELEPRVKVLWSKAQSTPEVLAHTIIRDLNGFEEVLVKVANVCEGGSANEPYIREIADKIKLVLAVEPTNEHLIKGAVEAIIKGVEFWNSKEFNEKYSKAKWLLQTLLKRIEEKIEHVCDWNIATFRAAESIIYAGLFGVASSEYIKKTKQPIVIVREEEEKIVITVRSLNEQALEFCKSFALTHGNNMSIIYGGHREAASMTIKTDKSLVEVIAIVKNFIKEKYCCCKQI from the coding sequence ATGGTCATAAAAGCATTTGTAATATATCATGGCGATTGTGATGGTGTTATCTCAGCAGGATTGTACATTAGACATTTCTTACTTGATTATGTTCCCAACAATATTATGTTAAAATATTCACAGCCATGGCGTTTACAAGAAGATTTAAATAGATGTTTAAAGAATTTGAGAAACGCAGATACTCTCGTATTACTCGATCTCGCAATAGGAACAAATATTGCCAACAAAATCAAAGAGATTGTTGGTAAAAACGAACATATTAACATAGTCATAATAGATCATCATTCATCGTCTATGATAGCATTGAAGGAGCTTCAAGAACTAGAGCCTAGAGTAAAGGTGCTTTGGAGTAAAGCTCAATCAACACCAGAGGTCTTAGCGCATACCATAATAAGAGATTTGAATGGATTCGAGGAAGTTCTTGTTAAGGTGGCAAACGTTTGCGAAGGTGGCTCTGCAAACGAGCCTTATATCCGCGAAATTGCTGATAAAATAAAACTTGTTTTAGCTGTTGAGCCAACTAATGAACATCTGATTAAAGGTGCTGTTGAGGCTATTATAAAGGGGGTTGAATTCTGGAATTCTAAAGAATTCAATGAAAAATATTCTAAAGCTAAATGGCTTTTACAAACCCTTTTAAAGAGAATAGAGGAAAAGATTGAACATGTATGTGATTGGAACATTGCTACATTTAGAGCTGCAGAATCCATTATATATGCAGGGCTATTTGGAGTGGCATCATCTGAATACATTAAAAAAACTAAGCAACCTATTGTAATAGTAAGAGAGGAGGAGGAAAAGATTGTGATAACGGTACGCTCATTAAATGAACAAGCATTAGAATTTTGCAAAAGCTTTGCATTGACACATGGAAACAATATGAGCATCATTTATGGTGGTCATAGAGAGGCTGCCTCCATGACCATAAAAACAGATAAATCTCTTGTTGAGGTTATAGCGATTGTTAAAAATTTTATTAAAGAGAAGTATTGTTGTTGTAAGCAGATATGA
- the twy1 gene encoding 4-demethylwyosine synthase TYW1, which produces MEAISSSILSPFMKAFEVLKKQKYHIIGSHSAVKKCYWVHKALTERMFCYKAKFYGIESHRCIQFSPSVLWCWNYCLHCWRYRSRDQWDEIWFNFPDQIDDPRFLVEMAIKEHRRTVSGYRKYPNVDKKMFEEALNPKHVAISLTGEPTLYPRLGELIREFHKKGLTTFLVTRGVRPDVLANLDEEPTQLYISLEAYDYDSYNYFNTPISKALWRKTLETLELLPSFTSPTVIRITVVRSFNMNEKAIDAWARLLAIAQPTFVEVKAYMHIGASITRLSRSDMPTHSEVKKVASMLANRMGYNVVSESIPSRVVLLSRLDKPVIRYGNPPVSWNDIDIGDENSGEYGEADKVL; this is translated from the coding sequence ATGGAGGCTATTTCATCCAGTATACTGAGTCCTTTTATGAAAGCATTTGAAGTTCTGAAAAAACAGAAATATCATATAATAGGATCGCATAGCGCTGTAAAAAAATGTTATTGGGTTCATAAAGCCCTTACAGAGAGAATGTTTTGCTATAAGGCTAAATTCTATGGTATAGAATCACATAGATGTATACAGTTCTCGCCATCTGTTCTATGGTGCTGGAATTATTGTCTTCATTGTTGGCGTTATAGATCTAGGGATCAGTGGGATGAGATATGGTTTAATTTTCCTGATCAGATAGACGATCCCAGATTTCTGGTTGAAATGGCTATAAAGGAACACAGAAGAACTGTAAGTGGGTATAGAAAGTATCCTAATGTCGATAAGAAAATGTTTGAAGAGGCGCTTAATCCAAAGCATGTAGCCATAAGCTTAACGGGTGAACCAACTCTATATCCTCGATTAGGGGAATTGATAAGGGAGTTCCATAAGAAAGGCTTGACAACATTTCTTGTAACAAGAGGTGTTAGGCCAGATGTGCTAGCAAATTTGGATGAAGAACCAACTCAGCTCTATATATCTCTAGAGGCTTATGACTATGATAGTTATAATTATTTTAATACCCCAATATCTAAAGCCCTTTGGAGAAAAACTCTGGAGACTTTGGAGCTCTTACCAAGTTTCACATCCCCTACAGTTATTAGGATAACAGTTGTTAGGAGCTTTAATATGAATGAAAAGGCTATAGATGCATGGGCCAGACTTTTGGCCATCGCACAACCAACATTTGTGGAGGTCAAAGCTTATATGCATATAGGCGCGTCCATAACCAGACTTTCTCGTAGTGATATGCCTACGCATAGTGAGGTTAAAAAAGTTGCTTCAATGCTTGCAAATAGAATGGGATACAATGTCGTTTCTGAAAGCATTCCCAGTAGGGTTGTACTACTTTCAAGATTAGATAAACCTGTTATTAGGTATGGCAATCCTCCTGTATCATGGAACGACATTGACATAGGTGATGAAAACTCTGGCGAATACGGAGAAGCAGATAAGGTTTTATAG
- a CDS encoding MBL fold metallo-hydrolase has translation MQESVNIDVSGAITFFSRICVDGHSNGCIIRAVTHIHSDHTIDLNKSLLLCKYIIGTPITIELLDILGYSIPKLKKKALEYNQTLAFNDTKIWLLYADHIPGSAQVVAEKDGAILAYTGDFKNPGTRTVIVKEPDILVIDATYGDPAYVREGEEVIWQKFIELIRKLLSQGSVALYAYYGKAQEVMTRLREYGIDAPFLLSHSHWKVHKVLERYGYRIQDVFPSGSREADEIKKMGWFIEVNHISSSKNYRNSVNSHIILTGRFVKTIYKLNSGNIWIVGISGHGDFNDILYYVDESRPELLIVDGSRSIYAEKFASIVRTQLGIEAEVMPKQF, from the coding sequence ATGCAGGAAAGTGTTAATATTGATGTCAGTGGTGCTATCACCTTTTTTAGCAGAATATGTGTTGATGGCCACTCAAACGGTTGTATAATAAGGGCTGTAACGCATATTCATAGTGATCATACAATAGATTTAAATAAGAGCTTGTTGCTATGCAAATACATTATTGGGACTCCAATAACTATTGAACTCCTAGATATCTTAGGATATTCCATACCCAAATTAAAGAAAAAGGCCCTAGAATACAATCAAACTCTAGCCTTTAATGATACAAAAATTTGGCTTCTCTATGCAGATCACATACCAGGTTCAGCTCAAGTTGTTGCTGAAAAAGATGGTGCTATACTTGCTTATACAGGTGATTTCAAGAACCCTGGAACAAGGACGGTTATTGTTAAAGAGCCCGACATTTTAGTTATTGATGCAACATATGGAGATCCAGCATATGTTAGAGAAGGGGAGGAAGTTATATGGCAAAAGTTTATAGAGCTTATAAGAAAACTATTGAGTCAGGGATCGGTAGCTCTATATGCATATTACGGCAAAGCTCAAGAAGTTATGACAAGACTTAGAGAATATGGAATCGATGCTCCATTTCTTTTATCACATTCTCATTGGAAGGTTCACAAAGTTTTGGAGAGGTATGGATATAGAATTCAGGATGTTTTTCCATCGGGGTCGAGAGAAGCTGACGAAATTAAGAAGATGGGATGGTTCATAGAAGTGAACCACATTTCATCTTCAAAAAACTATAGAAATAGTGTAAATTCTCACATAATTCTAACAGGAAGATTTGTGAAAACAATCTATAAGTTGAACTCGGGTAATATATGGATTGTTGGAATAAGTGGTCATGGAGACTTCAATGACATTCTCTACTATGTTGATGAATCAAGACCAGAACTACTAATAGTAGATGGCTCAAGAAGCATTTATGCTGAGAAATTCGCATCAATAGTCAGAACACAGTTGGGTATCGAGGCTGAGGTGATGCCAAAACAATTTTGA
- the rpl12p gene encoding 50S ribosomal protein P1 yields MEYIYAVLLLHAAKKDISEDNIKRVLEAAGIAIDDVRVKALVAAVKEINIDDVLKSSFAMPIAPTAMPAGAVTGQQTVAQQAPKAEEKKEEEKKEGVSEEQLAEGLSALFG; encoded by the coding sequence ATGGAGTATATATATGCTGTACTCCTACTCCATGCAGCAAAAAAAGACATTTCGGAGGACAATATAAAAAGAGTCCTAGAAGCGGCAGGAATAGCAATAGACGATGTAAGGGTAAAAGCTCTTGTAGCAGCTGTAAAGGAGATAAACATAGATGACGTTCTAAAATCCTCCTTTGCCATGCCTATAGCACCTACAGCAATGCCTGCTGGAGCTGTAACTGGCCAGCAGACAGTGGCTCAGCAGGCTCCTAAGGCTGAGGAGAAGAAAGAGGAGGAGAAGAAGGAGGGTGTTTCAGAAGAGCAGCTGGCAGAAGGCTTATCAGCACTCTTTGGCTGA
- the alaS gene encoding alanine--tRNA ligase, with the protein MQRAIDPSFYVTQMFKNKGYKRAQCRYCKAYFWSIMDRDNCGDAPCTDYTFFDITTKRSLGYREARNAFLEFFKRRGHEIIEPRPVVARWREDLYLTIASIVVFQPHVTSGLVPPPANPLVIAQPCIRLEDIDSVGYTLGRHLTNFTMGGHHAFNYPDKTVYWVDETVELAKEFFVEELGVPEEEITFKESWWEGGGNAGPSFEVAAGGLELATLVFMMYKVDGDNYIELPLKIVDTGYGIERIAWFSQKTPTAFHAIYGDLVREFHKALNVLEPDKEILYSLARKTGRFDLTKTEELANLVRIISRDLGIGEKEIQDQLRNVFDVYAVLDHTKTIALMLADGIVPSNSGEGYLARLVIRRTLRRLSKLGSETPLAELVAKQLNFWGDIYPQMIKYKDRILEIILIEEEKFKEIISKASTVIEKYLRKHLSAEDLIELYDSHGIPPDIVSQEIEKKRGLKIEIPTNFYSLVASRHSRPKAVRELEEVKLPKDVIEWAKKLPPTKKIFHEEPYKRAFKARVIDVYKNYVVLDATAFYPEGGGQLGDSGYIKTSENVYRVIDTKKVGDVVVHVLESVKGLEKDMEVRGEIDWGIRYRRMRHHTATHIILGALRKVLGDHVWQAGAEKTEHKARLDVTHYKIPSKEEIEKIENLANSLVDSGLDVNIRYMDRNEAEKTYGFVLYQGGVPMTPIIRIVEIPDWDAEACFGTHVKNTKEVGVIKIINVEKIADGIIRFEFVAGTALSDYVKQIEGKLEKIGALLGSSIEDLDKRAEGIVKYVRALESTLKSYRTMYENMLVEQIIRGGEFVGNLKLYILKPEIQDEELVKGVIIRAIEKEPRLLLIVLQPRNEKIFVEISIGKESSRYIDAREIAKALSRKIPFRAGGKGDHVTGMAEASVSDIEIAVKNIVKDLIKS; encoded by the coding sequence ATGCAGAGAGCAATAGATCCAAGTTTTTATGTAACTCAAATGTTTAAAAATAAAGGATACAAAAGAGCTCAATGCCGTTACTGTAAGGCATATTTTTGGAGTATAATGGATAGGGATAACTGTGGAGATGCACCATGCACTGATTACACATTTTTTGACATAACAACAAAAAGGTCTTTGGGGTATAGAGAAGCCAGAAACGCATTTCTAGAATTTTTCAAGAGGAGAGGACACGAAATCATAGAACCGAGACCTGTTGTTGCAAGATGGAGAGAGGATCTCTACCTAACTATTGCGAGTATTGTTGTATTTCAACCCCATGTTACGTCAGGTTTAGTTCCGCCACCAGCTAACCCGCTTGTAATTGCACAGCCTTGTATAAGGCTAGAGGATATAGATTCTGTTGGATATACCCTAGGGAGACATCTAACGAACTTTACGATGGGAGGCCATCACGCATTTAACTATCCAGATAAAACTGTGTACTGGGTGGACGAAACAGTTGAATTAGCCAAAGAGTTCTTTGTAGAAGAGCTTGGAGTGCCGGAAGAGGAGATAACGTTTAAAGAGTCATGGTGGGAGGGAGGAGGAAACGCTGGACCAAGCTTCGAAGTTGCTGCCGGTGGTTTGGAGCTTGCCACACTAGTCTTTATGATGTATAAAGTTGATGGCGATAACTATATAGAGTTGCCACTAAAGATAGTGGATACGGGATACGGCATAGAAAGGATAGCTTGGTTTTCTCAAAAAACACCTACAGCTTTTCATGCAATATATGGAGATCTTGTTAGAGAGTTTCACAAGGCACTAAATGTTTTAGAACCGGATAAAGAGATTCTGTATTCTCTAGCTAGAAAAACTGGACGTTTCGACCTAACAAAAACAGAGGAGCTAGCTAATTTAGTGAGAATAATCTCAAGAGATTTAGGCATAGGCGAAAAGGAGATACAAGATCAGCTAAGAAACGTGTTTGACGTCTATGCTGTTTTAGACCATACAAAGACTATAGCATTGATGTTAGCAGATGGTATTGTACCTTCCAATAGTGGCGAGGGCTATCTTGCTAGACTAGTCATTAGAAGAACTCTGAGAAGACTAAGTAAACTAGGGTCAGAAACACCTCTTGCCGAGCTTGTTGCAAAACAACTCAACTTCTGGGGCGATATATACCCGCAAATGATAAAGTACAAAGATAGAATCCTTGAAATCATTCTTATAGAGGAAGAAAAGTTCAAAGAAATAATATCAAAAGCTTCTACAGTAATAGAAAAATATCTAAGGAAACATCTTTCAGCAGAAGATCTTATAGAGCTTTATGATTCTCATGGGATTCCTCCAGATATTGTATCACAAGAAATAGAGAAAAAACGTGGTTTAAAAATCGAGATTCCAACCAATTTCTATTCCCTTGTGGCATCACGACACAGCAGACCAAAAGCTGTTCGAGAACTAGAGGAGGTAAAACTTCCAAAGGATGTTATAGAATGGGCTAAGAAATTACCGCCAACTAAAAAGATTTTCCATGAAGAACCATACAAGAGGGCGTTTAAGGCCAGAGTCATAGATGTATATAAAAATTATGTGGTATTAGATGCTACAGCATTCTATCCTGAGGGTGGTGGCCAGCTAGGGGATTCAGGATACATAAAAACATCTGAAAATGTTTACAGAGTTATCGACACTAAGAAGGTTGGAGATGTTGTTGTGCACGTTCTTGAAAGTGTCAAAGGCTTGGAAAAGGATATGGAGGTTAGGGGAGAAATTGATTGGGGGATAAGATATAGGAGAATGAGACACCATACAGCAACTCACATAATCCTTGGGGCCTTGAGAAAGGTTCTAGGGGATCACGTATGGCAAGCAGGTGCTGAGAAGACAGAGCATAAAGCTAGACTTGATGTAACACACTACAAAATACCTTCAAAGGAAGAGATAGAAAAAATAGAAAATCTTGCTAACAGTCTTGTTGATAGTGGATTGGATGTTAACATAAGATACATGGATAGAAATGAAGCTGAGAAGACCTATGGTTTTGTTCTATATCAAGGAGGCGTCCCAATGACTCCAATAATCAGGATTGTTGAGATACCTGACTGGGATGCTGAAGCGTGTTTTGGTACACATGTTAAGAACACTAAAGAGGTAGGGGTAATAAAGATAATAAATGTTGAGAAAATAGCAGATGGAATAATAAGATTTGAATTCGTGGCAGGAACAGCATTATCGGATTATGTTAAGCAAATTGAAGGCAAACTTGAAAAAATTGGTGCCTTATTAGGTTCAAGCATTGAGGATCTTGACAAAAGAGCTGAAGGCATAGTTAAATACGTTAGAGCCTTGGAAAGCACGCTCAAATCATATAGAACAATGTATGAGAACATGCTAGTTGAGCAAATTATTAGAGGTGGCGAGTTTGTAGGAAATCTTAAACTGTATATACTAAAGCCCGAGATTCAAGATGAAGAACTTGTAAAGGGTGTTATTATTAGAGCTATAGAGAAAGAACCAAGGTTACTGCTCATAGTTTTGCAGCCAAGAAATGAAAAGATATTTGTTGAAATATCGATAGGCAAAGAATCGAGCAGATACATCGATGCCAGGGAAATTGCCAAGGCACTATCTAGAAAAATTCCATTTAGAGCAGGTGGGAAAGGTGACCATGTTACAGGCATGGCAGAAGCATCAGTAAGCGACATTGAAATTGCTGTGAAAAACATAGTAAAAGATTTAATAAAATCATAG
- a CDS encoding glycoside hydrolase family 31 protein, with translation MDESHGIEIPFGVGKVIIEFFDSNIVHVVHVPPTSQYKDNSIVVIAKPKHVDINVYRSGDIVAISSSEISVYVDISKNKIDFRFKDLSIEEINRKAIKQRLYGEDFHTFEQVFKIEPDSLLLGLGQHAGYSAHNAFDYRNRTVYLVQRNTDIAVPFMVSSSGYGILWDAYSMAVVESRGDILKVWFEASDYLSYYVIYGPELDRVIAGYRWLTGKAVMLPRYAFGYWQSKERYASQEEIVSVAKMFRERRIPIDIIVQDWRYWGDYGWNAFKFDEKYYPDPKKMVEDIHKLGIRLAISIWPIFEKKTHIYREAEKIECIVGGGHEGFGLLNVFKEECREWFWRKINEAFYNIGVDGWWLDASEPEVGAGLVYSTWQKTLDIGNGKKMIKLLNVYPLFESEAVYKGQRSISNKRVLILTRSGFAGIQRYGVVNWSGDITGDWTTFRAQIWAGLNYSLSGLPYWTTDIGGFFSGNPETDGYRELFIRWFQWGVFCPIFRVHGTYYPKEPWRFGKEAEEILVKFIRLRYRLLPYIYTLAWMVYENDYTIMRPLVMDFRTDKTAAIIDDQYMFGPFIMVSPITLPSTFERDVYLPHGIWYDFWTGDRILGGRWIRVESPLDRIPLHVRGGAILPLAPITIEKADNYGSEIELRIYRGENSEFMIYIDDGETYDYEKGFYAIIPIKWIEKENKIIIDEKKGAMSIGSMKLKIVLVDKGRGIGIEESKPDIEVEYTGKRIELKT, from the coding sequence ATGGATGAATCACACGGTATTGAAATACCTTTTGGTGTTGGCAAAGTCATAATAGAATTCTTTGACAGCAACATTGTGCATGTTGTGCATGTTCCACCAACGTCTCAATATAAAGACAATAGCATAGTTGTTATTGCAAAGCCTAAACATGTTGACATCAATGTATATAGATCTGGCGATATAGTTGCTATTTCATCAAGTGAGATTAGCGTCTACGTTGATATAAGTAAAAACAAAATAGATTTCAGATTCAAGGATCTCTCAATTGAGGAAATCAACAGGAAAGCTATTAAGCAAAGACTTTATGGCGAGGATTTTCATACTTTTGAGCAGGTATTTAAAATAGAGCCAGACTCACTGCTTCTAGGTCTTGGCCAGCATGCTGGTTATTCTGCTCATAATGCATTTGATTATAGGAATAGAACTGTTTACCTAGTACAGAGAAATACTGATATTGCTGTTCCGTTTATGGTTTCTAGCTCGGGCTATGGCATTCTATGGGACGCATACTCAATGGCTGTTGTAGAGTCTAGAGGGGATATTCTTAAGGTCTGGTTTGAGGCTAGTGACTATCTTAGCTACTATGTTATCTATGGACCTGAGCTTGATAGAGTTATAGCGGGGTATAGGTGGTTAACTGGAAAGGCTGTAATGCTGCCAAGATATGCTTTTGGTTATTGGCAATCTAAAGAGAGATACGCTTCACAAGAAGAGATTGTTTCTGTTGCAAAAATGTTTAGAGAGAGAAGAATACCTATTGACATAATTGTTCAGGATTGGAGATACTGGGGGGATTATGGTTGGAATGCATTCAAATTTGATGAAAAGTACTATCCAGATCCAAAGAAAATGGTTGAAGATATACATAAGCTTGGTATTAGATTAGCTATATCGATTTGGCCTATATTTGAAAAGAAAACACATATCTATAGAGAGGCTGAGAAAATTGAATGTATAGTTGGAGGTGGCCACGAGGGCTTTGGTCTTCTAAATGTATTTAAGGAAGAGTGCAGAGAATGGTTCTGGAGGAAGATAAATGAAGCTTTCTATAACATAGGCGTAGATGGTTGGTGGTTAGACGCCTCAGAGCCAGAGGTAGGGGCTGGTTTGGTATATTCTACTTGGCAGAAAACCCTTGATATAGGTAATGGCAAAAAGATGATAAAATTATTGAATGTTTACCCATTGTTTGAATCAGAAGCTGTTTATAAAGGACAGAGATCAATTTCAAATAAAAGGGTTCTTATATTAACAAGATCAGGTTTTGCAGGTATTCAGAGATATGGCGTTGTTAATTGGAGTGGTGATATAACGGGTGATTGGACAACTTTTAGGGCACAAATATGGGCAGGTCTAAACTATAGCTTATCTGGGCTACCATACTGGACAACAGATATTGGAGGGTTTTTCAGCGGAAACCCGGAAACTGATGGATATAGAGAATTGTTTATCAGGTGGTTCCAATGGGGTGTTTTCTGCCCTATATTCAGGGTTCATGGAACGTATTATCCAAAGGAGCCTTGGAGATTTGGGAAAGAAGCTGAGGAAATATTGGTCAAGTTCATTAGGCTTAGGTATAGGCTTTTACCGTACATATACACATTGGCTTGGATGGTATACGAAAATGATTATACTATTATGAGACCTCTTGTCATGGACTTTAGAACTGATAAAACAGCAGCCATAATCGATGACCAATATATGTTTGGGCCATTTATAATGGTATCGCCTATCACATTACCTTCAACATTTGAGAGAGATGTTTATTTACCACATGGCATATGGTATGACTTTTGGACTGGCGATAGGATATTGGGAGGTAGATGGATAAGAGTTGAATCACCTCTAGATAGAATACCATTACATGTTAGAGGTGGTGCCATACTACCCCTAGCACCTATAACTATTGAAAAAGCAGATAACTATGGAAGTGAAATAGAGTTGAGAATATATAGAGGTGAAAATAGCGAATTTATGATCTATATAGACGATGGCGAAACATATGACTATGAAAAAGGATTCTATGCAATCATACCTATCAAATGGATTGAGAAAGAGAATAAGATAATTATAGACGAGAAGAAGGGAGCAATGAGCATAGGATCTATGAAGCTTAAAATCGTGTTGGTAGATAAAGGTAGGGGAATTGGTATTGAGGAATCAAAACCTGACATAGAAGTGGAGTATACTGGTAAAAGGATAGAGCTAAAGACCTAG
- a CDS encoding FAD-dependent oxidoreductase, protein MSKNVVIIGGGAAGASAASRAKKLDPSAKVILIEATDMITHGPCAIPYYVEGIVKDKKMLVTYTPEDFERDRGIKVLTNTVAKSIDVDKKVVAVKRDGKEFTIEWDKLIIATGATPIKPRVNGIDLKNVYTIRHPVQADELSNAIRKANNIVIVGGSYLGLEIAEAALSLGKKTMLIEKEDQLLPKSLDRDVADIVAKEVMSRGLEIHLSEPLKEIIGKEFAEAVATSKNIYKTDLVILATGVKPNTELAVKSGIKIGVTGAIEVNEYMETNIEGVYAAGDVAEKRHAITGKKVWIPLAPSANKEGQVAGANAALGRILRFPGVVGTAITKFFDMYIARTGLNEEEAREHGFKIESKLIRVRTKAHYYPKGTYAYIKMVIDVSTGRILGAQIIGWEESVAEYINAVAIAIEKGMTIEDLFFADIGYHPAVAPVWHPLIVAARTLSHGRF, encoded by the coding sequence ATGTCAAAAAATGTCGTAATAATAGGAGGCGGTGCTGCAGGAGCATCAGCTGCTTCAAGAGCCAAGAAGCTTGATCCCTCAGCCAAAGTCATACTCATCGAGGCAACTGATATGATTACACATGGACCATGCGCTATTCCTTACTATGTTGAGGGAATAGTCAAAGACAAGAAAATGCTTGTAACATATACTCCAGAGGATTTTGAGCGCGATAGAGGCATAAAGGTTTTAACAAATACTGTTGCAAAGAGTATTGATGTAGATAAAAAGGTTGTTGCCGTAAAGAGGGATGGCAAAGAATTCACAATTGAATGGGATAAGTTGATCATTGCAACTGGTGCCACACCTATAAAGCCGAGGGTTAATGGTATTGATCTAAAAAATGTTTATACGATTAGACACCCAGTACAAGCAGATGAGCTGTCTAATGCAATTAGAAAAGCAAATAATATAGTAATTGTTGGTGGAAGCTATCTAGGGTTAGAAATAGCTGAGGCCGCTCTTTCTCTAGGCAAGAAGACAATGCTCATTGAGAAAGAAGATCAGTTGCTTCCAAAATCTCTAGATAGGGATGTGGCTGACATTGTTGCAAAAGAGGTTATGTCAAGGGGTCTCGAAATACATCTTTCTGAGCCACTAAAAGAAATTATTGGGAAGGAATTTGCAGAGGCTGTTGCAACCAGTAAAAACATTTACAAAACTGACCTAGTTATTTTAGCAACGGGTGTTAAACCAAATACAGAACTGGCTGTAAAAAGTGGTATTAAAATAGGGGTTACTGGAGCTATAGAAGTAAATGAATACATGGAGACAAACATTGAAGGTGTGTATGCGGCTGGCGATGTGGCTGAGAAAAGACATGCGATAACAGGTAAGAAGGTTTGGATACCACTAGCACCATCAGCCAATAAAGAAGGGCAAGTAGCAGGTGCAAATGCAGCTCTTGGAAGGATTTTAAGATTTCCTGGTGTTGTCGGAACAGCTATAACAAAGTTCTTTGATATGTACATCGCTAGAACAGGGCTAAATGAAGAAGAGGCAAGGGAGCATGGATTCAAAATAGAAAGTAAGTTGATAAGAGTTAGAACCAAAGCTCATTATTATCCAAAAGGCACATATGCATACATAAAGATGGTTATAGACGTGTCTACTGGAAGAATACTTGGAGCGCAGATAATTGGGTGGGAGGAATCAGTTGCTGAGTATATCAATGCTGTTGCAATAGCTATTGAAAAAGGAATGACTATAGAAGATCTATTCTTTGCAGATATAGGTTATCATCCTGCGGTTGCCCCTGTCTGGCACCCCCTAATAGTTGCAGCAAGAACATTATCTCATGGTCGCTTCTGA
- a CDS encoding V-type ATP synthase subunit D encodes MSSEIIRLPRPTKIELIRLRRRLALSRRIHRILRDRLTFLMQEFYTVYRKAYESRRRLHEMLNEIYNSYSYAVAIHGLETLNMGANTISETVEVVAGTRNVMGVVAPSMELSSIPMHSPVLPIEVADIQVKRKEFLEMLVSVAEYEKELIELAMEISRVKRIVMMLEKVLIPRLITTIRYLMMKFDEMEREEKIRSLKVKSLLLQRFESI; translated from the coding sequence TTGAGTAGTGAAATAATAAGGCTTCCAAGACCAACTAAAATAGAACTCATAAGACTTAGAAGAAGACTTGCGCTAAGTAGAAGAATACATAGGATTTTGAGAGATAGACTAACTTTTCTGATGCAGGAGTTCTACACAGTTTACAGAAAGGCATATGAATCTAGACGCAGACTACATGAAATGCTCAATGAAATCTATAACAGCTACTCGTATGCTGTCGCCATACACGGTCTTGAGACCCTCAATATGGGAGCAAACACTATTAGTGAGACCGTAGAGGTTGTGGCGGGTACAAGAAATGTTATGGGCGTTGTGGCGCCATCTATGGAACTATCTTCTATACCCATGCACTCTCCTGTATTGCCAATCGAGGTTGCAGATATCCAGGTAAAACGCAAGGAGTTTTTAGAGATGCTTGTTTCCGTTGCCGAATACGAGAAAGAGTTAATCGAGCTGGCTATGGAGATTTCAAGAGTAAAAAGAATTGTTATGATGCTAGAAAAGGTTTTGATACCAAGGCTTATCACAACTATAAGATATCTCATGATGAAGTTTGATGAAATGGAGAGAGAAGAGAAGATTAGAAGCTTGAAGGTAAAATCGTTATTACTTCAAAGATTTGAAAGCATATAG